The segment CTTTTCTCCAAGGCAGGCATGAGTGCTTGATCCAGTCACAGCTgggaagagaaaagcagaggTTGTAAGTAAGAGCCTCCTCGCCCCCCAAAAATGTTGGAGTCTGCCTAGCCTGGGTCATTTGGACAGAGCACCCACCCCCTCTTCCCCCGCACATTGCCCCAGCCCTGAGTGGGGAGGCTCTGGGCAGGCTACAGGGGGTCTTACCATCAATTACAAGTGGATGTCAAATACGCCGTCCTCCACCGTCTGAACCTCCTCCTCTCGGATCTCTGCAGGGAGAGTGGTTGCAGGACCAACTCCTGGGCCCCTGTGCCCTGAGCAGCCCTTCCCCCCTCATCGAAGGCACCCTGCCCCATCCCAGAAGCAGAACCATCCACCAGAAATCAATtcactgaatgactaaacaacgcCAACTTTTGAGGCTCTTTTTCTAAGTTTTCAGTTTGCCACAGCTTTTTCGCAGCCACAGATTTATCGGTGCAGTTTGCTTAAACATCAATTTTGTGTGTGTCTCACATTTTAGACCCCAGCACGGCTGGAAGGCTTGAAGCAAAtggttttatcttttctattttggGGAACTTATGCCCTGTGCCTGCCTCTATTTTTGAAGACTCATGCCAATTTTAACGGTTGTGGTCAACTACCTTACACCCCAGTTTAACATGGTTTGTTCAGTGTTCTCAGCAAAATAGTCATTTGAGGAACTGTCATTCAGAAAACTGACCTATAACCACCAATGACTCCAAGAGAGCTGCTGGGAGATTTGGGGGCAATGGACTGTTCTCAGAATAGCCTCCAAAACAGCCAAAAAGGGAAATACAGgcaaatggtttaaaaaattcCTTCTCCAAGCCCATTGTCAATCCCCCTAACAAAATAAGAGTGCAAATGGAATCTTGAAGTCTGTTTCgcttttactgtttttattcatGAGTTTCTGCCCTCATCAGCCTCAAAGTATTGAGGGCTCCCTGGTTACCTCCTTGCACCCTTATCTGTCCAGCCCTCCTCTATCACCTCCCCCAAATAAGACAATTACAAACTCTGGAATGGTTTCCACCCTGGAAAAGTTTCCGTACTTTGCCGCCATtggcctgcctccctctctccctccctccacaggCCAGTCCAGAAAGGGACCCCTCTTACCTGGAGGCCGGGAGCCTCGTCTGCCAGGGCGGGGCAGGGAGAAGCTGAAGGCGCGATGGTGGGTATGTGTGGGCGAGGGAGAGGGTGCAGACCCCTCCAGACTCATACTCTGGGCCCGGCGCCGGCACTCAACTGACAGGCGATCCTTGCACTGCTTGTGGCAGTTCACACCACAGGCTGGGGAGGCAGATGGGCAGCCCAGCCAGATCTACTGGTCAGACCACTCCTCATCCCACTCTGCAGGCCTGCACTTCTCCCTGGGTCCCTTTGCTCCTAAGCAGCTGCCCCACCAAAACAAGAGCTTCCTTTCCAAACGCTTTCTTCATCCTCCTTGCCCGTCTGCGCCCTCTCCAAAGCTCCCCATTTCTGGGCAGCTGCCTCACCAAAATAAAAAccctgggtttttttgttttttggccacgctgcaaGAGACGTGAGATCTTACTTCTCTGATTAGAGATGGAACatgcgccccctgcagtggaggcagagtcttaacccgtggaccaccagggaagtcccaatcaaACCAAGTTAAAGGCTACCCCCTTTCACATCAATCAGCATGCCTCTCTGGCCCTAAGGTACTTTATTTACTCCTTGACAATTGCCCCGCCAGAATAAGACTGTCCATCCCGATAGTAACTCTTTCCCCCAAAACAGCCCAGCAGCCCTGCAACTCCATCTCACCTCGGCATTTGAGACCCTGTTTGTAGATGCCCAGGATCTGAAATAGAGGAGGGGGGCGTGGTAGGGGGGAGCGGTTTAGAGGGCATGACTCTTCCTTTCTATGGACAGGGACTGGAACTGACCCTTTCTGGAGCCTTAGGCCCCTCAGGGTTTGGTTCAGACCGGCAAGAGGAGAGGCAGGTGAAATTAAGGTTCGCCTGGATTAAGAAGGCTccggcagggggcggggccagaAGGGAGGGCGGGGCCAGAAGGGAAGGCGGGGCGGGGATGGAACCTGGCCGGTGCTGTTGCCGCGTGGCTTGGGCGGGGGCTCACCAGGGCCTTGCAGTGGCGGCAGGCGACCGGGCGCAAGGAGTTGCTCTCGTGGAAGTTGTGTACGAAGCCCATGCGGCCGCCCAGCATAGAGCTGGAGCGCAGAAAGTAGGAGACCATCTCCTCCTTGCTGATGCAGCCGTCCCTGTCCAGGGGAAGTCGGGGGAGGGCCTCAGCTCCGGGGGGCTTCACTGGGACCACCCACCACCAGCTTAACCCAGCCTACTGGGAAAAGCCCTACCAAATTAAAGGTCATCACGGGACTCCTGACTTTTGACCTTCCGTGCGTGAAACAGAAAGAGCACCAGACTTGGAGTCCAGCAGATGTAGTAGCAGCTTCTAactagctgtgtggtcttgggctaGTCACTTGCCCTGGGTTTCCTCCTTGGAAAAATGGGGGtcataattcctgcctactcactTCACAGAGCTGGTGTGTAAACTAAAATTGCTCTGCACTTTTCCGTGGGTTTATCAGCTTCTGTTTCCCAAAGTGAGCTCTATGGAACACTGGTTGGGATTCCTGAGAGTCAGGAGCTCTCTGATGAGTTTGGGGACCAGGTAAGATTGGGAAAAGCTGCACCTGTCTCACTCCTGCGGAATCCTGCCAGACAGGTAATCTGGGGCTTCCCACAGAACCCTCTTTTCATCTATTCAGGTATTTTAGGGAAAGAGTCAGCACTGTGCTCTGGAACTAGAACTCAGTTCTAATTTGGGCTctatttctctgtgtgacttcttCCCCGTGCCTCGAtttcctcttcaataaatggggaCGATGATAGGTCCTGCATCTCAGAGGGGTTTGAGTAAGAGTTGAATGAGATAGGCACACGAAGCATTGACTAATAGGTGCTAATAGCTAACAGGTGCCAGGCCATTGGGAGGTATTTCCATCAAAGGGGGCCTTTATCAGAAACTCCTGCCTATTAGTATTTGGGTGGTCCAGGTGGTCCTTCAAATTAGTGGCACATTGGGACAACCGaccatctcaaaaatataaacttAGGCTCCTATCTCATACTGTGCGTGAAAACTAAATTCCCGCTAAATTGAAGACaatcaatgtaaaaaaataaaattctcaaagTACCTAAACAGCCCTAAGAGAAGAATTTTGTCATCTGGAGGGGATAATAGCCCTTCTACACATAACACAAACCCGAgaagccataaaggaaaagactgaCATATTgagcacacatttttaaaaaattttatatggaaaaggACAACATAAATGACAGACTGcgaaaaaatattttgcaaacatATTCAACACCAAGGGTTAATATCCATTAACAGAGAAATCAATGAGCAAGACTCACAAACCCAGTGGAATAATGGACAAAGAACACGAACAGGCAATTAACAGAAGAAATAGAAGTGGCCGATAAACATAGGAAGGTATCCTACCCCCACtaatattaaagaaatgcaaatataacCAAGACACCATTTGCCAATTAGACTGGCAAAATTATAAAGCTTATTATAGCATCCACTGTTGGCAAGGAAGTTGAGAAATGGGCTCTTGTTCACTGCTGATGGGGGTGCAAGCTGGCACAACCTTGCCTGAGGTCACTTTGGCAGTCTCTCTCCTAATTTAGAATGTGCATATCTTTTGATCCAATTatcccacttctaggaatttcTCCTACAGAAATAGTGGCCCGAGTGCATCAGtacaatgttcacagcagcatagCGGATATTAATAGCGAAAAACTGGGAACAGtctacatgtccatcagcaggagAATGGGGAGGCAGATGATGGCCCCGCCACCCAGTGTAATACTCTGCAGCTGTTCTAAAGAATGAGGTAGTTCTGCCTAAATTGGCCTGGAAAGATGTCCATGATGAGGGTTTAagtggaaaacaaaagtaaaaaagaaaaacacaaagcgTGCGATTCTGTCAAGacagtgatttaaaaacaaaaacaaacaaacaaaaaaaccctgagaaCCCTACTGCCACAAAAACCTAGATGCTGGTTTAACTATAtccaaaattgttttaaatgcaCAGGTGAGTTTGCAAGAAATGGAAACTCCCAAGTTGCAGAAACAGAGATCTTCAAATTGAGGCAGTGAGTTGAGACCTGATGGTACAGCTGCCCCAGGAGCCAGGTGCTGGGTTTTGATACCTGCCTGGGATCTGCAGGAGGTGGGGAGTTAAGGCTGAGATGCCTGCATGAAGCTGGAGCCTTGAATGTCTCcaagggctgtgctgtgcttagtcgctcagtcatgtctgactcttgtgaccccagggactatagcccaccaggctcctctatccatggggcttctccagggaagaatactggagtaagttgccatgccctcctccaggggatcttcccaacccagggatagaacccaggtctcccgcattgcaggcagattctgagtcaccagggaagcccctgcaaggGCTTCACCCACCCTAAAAAGTGTGGCCTGGAAAAAAATCCACCCCACCCAGGGAGGTGATTTGTTTTCAACTTAGAAAACTGTCTTCAACTATTGTTCTCAATTCTGAGAGGAGAAACTAACTATAATGCTAGAACTAGATTTATACCATAATCCCTCTTGCCTGTGAAACAGACACAAACAAATTATCTTATCAGTTTGCACCCATGCATGGAAGATTGGAGAGATACAGGCATTGCCACACCAGTAATGTTGCTAACATAGTTACTACTGACAACCTCTTAAgtgggaaaggaggaagggaatttTCGCTTCTTACCTTACACACTTCATTCACTATAAATCTATTTTACtacctggattttttttaaccatggatttttataatacaaaaaaaGGCACAGTTTTTTGAAATCTGGATAACATTAAAAAGTCAACTTGGGATGGACTATAAATTTTGATTAGAATTTTGTCTGCTCAGCAAAACAGGGGTGCGAACACGGTTTCAGGGGGACACGTATAACCTACTTCAGAGAACCAGCTGTTTGTCCAAATTGTCGGCATGTGAGTTGGTGATAAGCAAGTGGTGCTGCGAGTTACAGgcctttcttatctattcattaaGACATGCTACCCAGGAGTTCAGCTTGCCACACTTTTTCTCGGCTGTGAGCTCCACAAATAAAGTGGCATTTATGTAGCAAGAGTCCCCAGGAAGCCACAGTCTTTGCAAGATTCAGGTGAAGATGCCCCCCACCCTCCGGCTCATTGTTCTGAATGAGCAAGGTAACCCTGAGCCTCCGCAGCTGGCAGCCTCCCAGAAAAAAAGAGCCCCTCCCCACATGGGTGGCTTCCCCTGCCAAGATCATCTGGTTCAATGGCCTCATCCTTCTCAGGAGGAAGCTAAAACCCAAGGGGAAATGAACCTGCcttccctctgcccctgcccccaggcctcTCACTGGTTCTGGTCGAGGTCCCCAAAGGCGCTGAGATAAGGAAAATTCCCACGGATGATCTGGAACTCCTCCTGTGAGATGTGGCCGTCCCCATCGACGTCAAAGTTCCGGAACACAGACTGAAGTACACAGAGGGACAtgtcggggggcggggagggttaAAGGGATCTTGGCCCATCCTGCCCACACTCCCAGTCCGAGTTAGGAAGCCTGGGCATCTAAGAAGCGGGCAGCTGTCTttcctccccaccacctcccttCTCCATACCCCCGTCCCAAGCCCGCCCATCAGCTGCACCCCGTGCCTTCTGTCAACCGAGCATTGGCCCCTGAGCCCGGCACTGGTGGTGGCTCCCAGGGCAGTGCCCTGGTCAAACGAGCCTTGGCTGACCACTATGGACGTGTCCCCCCCGTCTGTCCCACAGGCTCCAGAGCTGGTGGTGCTGGAGTCTCACCTCCACCATCTTCTCAATGTGCTCCACCATGATCGCCTGATCCAGCTTGGGTTTGGCAGCCGAGGTCCACTCCTCCAGcaccgggggccggggaggcggTGTGCAGGTGGTGGGGCTGGTTGGCTGTGGAAATGGTCAAGGCTGAGTGAGGGCCAGAGGTGTGGGAGCCCAGGGCCCAGTGGAGGAGACAGGGGGTAAGCTCTGGGCACAAGGAAGCCTGCCCGACAAGCAGGATGGGTGAGGTAGCCTCTAAGCCTGGGAGGGCCGAGGTGAGGAAGAGGATGGGCTAAGTGGGTATGCAGTAGCTCCCGCCCTCACCGAGGACTTAGAACGCGGTTCCCGCTGCAGGGACAGCTGGTAGAGCTCATCCTCTGTCTGATATTGATCCAAAGAcacctgagggaaaaaaaagactaattcAAAGACACCTGGGACACAGCAGTCTTATCACACCCACTGGCCTGTGCTGCTCTCAGGAGCCCAACGCCCAGAACCCAGACCTCCAGGTCTACCTGAGGGTCACAGCCCAGCCCTGAGCCTGGCCCAGAAGCTAGACTGAGGACCAAGGCCAGCTTAGAACACACCCCAGCAACCACACGCCAGCCCAGCACACAGCCCAGAACCCAGAGCTTGGCCCCAGACCTTGAAGACAACGCGCTGCTAAGATCTTAGCCAGGAATTCAAGTCACAACCCAGCTGAGAGCTCTGAAATCCCCCCTCCCAACACAGCACCCAACCCAGCAACCAGATTCCAGCTCAGCTTTCAATTCCCCAGTCCAGCTCAGAGTCTAGAAACAGGTTAAGACTTCACACCAAACCGTCAAACCTGAGCTCCGGCCCAATGATTAGAACCCAGTCCAGATGTGGACTAGAACCCAACTCCTACCCCAGAGCTCAAGTCCAAGACCAAGCCTAGAACTTCAGAGCTCAGAGGAGCTTGTTTAAGAGCCAcccctggggaattccctggtggtccagtggttaagactccactttcTCTGCTGAaagtgcgggttcaatccctgggcagggaactaagatctcgcaagGTGTGTGGGGCAGccgaaaagtaaaaacaaaataaaagccacCCCTCTACCCGGAACCCAGAGTTTAATCCCAAACGTAGAACGTAACCTACTGCTAGGAACTCAACCCAGGGCTCAGGCCCAGCCTCAAGCCCTCATGCCAGCCTCAGGGGTCCACAACCCCATCCAGAGCTTGGAACCCCGCTCCGAGGTCACCCCAACCCAGGGGCCCAGGCTGGGTCTTGGCTCTGCGACCAGAAGTGAGAGCCCAAGGCCAAGCCCGCAGGACCAGGGGCCCGGCCCCTCACCGTCAGCAGGCTCAGCAGGTCAGGGTTGGCTTGCACCGGGGGCCGGAGGCTGGTCACCATGGCCAGCTCCTCCAGGATACTGAAGAGCTGCTTCATCTTGGCCCCATTGAGTCGGGTCCGGGCGGGGTCCAGCCAATCCGGCAGCGCCAGCTGCAGGGCCACCAGGTCCTTGAGGTGAACACCCAGGATGGGGAAGCGGAAACCCACGCAGGCCGCCAGCCGGCGCCGGTAGTTGCCGTAGTTGCCGGTGGCCGTCACCAGCTCGGTCAGACCTTCCCAGAGCTGGGGGGCAAAGGgcagagagtcacacacacacacacacacacacacacacacaccacgtcCACATGGCATATCACAGGCTCAACTCTCCtttccctgcccagccctggacACGTGGGAGAGCCTGAGCAGAGTCAGGGATGGGTGGAAGGTCAAAAGCCTCCCTCCTGTCCCCCAAGGCTGACTCCCTTAGCCCCTGGCAATCAGAATTCATAGGTCATGAGTCCAAAGGGGCACCCACTACCAAATAACACACCTCTCCAGCAGTCCTGGGCACAGATTATCAACATTTaatagaggaaactgaggctcacggAGGCAGAGCAGTGCAGGACAAAG is part of the Bos javanicus breed banteng chromosome 29, ARS-OSU_banteng_1.0, whole genome shotgun sequence genome and harbors:
- the RASGRP2 gene encoding RAS guanyl-releasing protein 2 isoform X3, with translation MSALPWPRNSRLVWSSELHGRKPAPSTGLLSGVEDYGGPVRAPLEDPGAQLGRAYPRRRPWRAPWTWTRAARWRSCSVVASKPLLDDSGKVRDPQLVRMFLMMHPWYIPSSQLAAKLLHIYQQSRKDNSSSLQVKTCHLVRYWISAFPAEFDLNPELAEQIKELKALLDQEGNRRHSSLIDIENVPTYKWKRQVTQRNPVEQKKRKMSLLFDHLEPLELAAHLTYLEYRSFCKILFQDYHSFVTHGCTVDNPVLERFISLFNSVSQWVQLMILSKPTAPQRAGVITHFVHVAEELLHLQNFNTLMAVVGGLSHSSISRLKETHSHVSPETIKLWEGLTELVTATGNYGNYRRRLAACVGFRFPILGVHLKDLVALQLALPDWLDPARTRLNGAKMKQLFSILEELAMVTSLRPPVQANPDLLSLLTVSLDQYQTEDELYQLSLQREPRSKSSPTSPTTCTPPPRPPVLEEWTSAAKPKLDQAIMVEHIEKMVESVFRNFDVDGDGHISQEEFQIIRGNFPYLSAFGDLDQNQDGCISKEEMVSYFLRSSSMLGGRMGFVHNFHESNSLRPVACRHCKALILGIYKQGLKCRACGVNCHKQCKDRLSVECRRRAQSMSLEGSAPSPSPTHTHHRAFSFSLPRPGRRGSRPPEIREEEVQTVEDGVFDIHL
- the RASGRP2 gene encoding RAS guanyl-releasing protein 2 isoform X4; this translates as MAGTLDLDKGCTVEELLRGCIEAFDDSGKVRDPQLVRMFLMMHPWYIPSSQLAAKLLHIYQQSRKDNSSSLQVKTCHLVRYWISAFPAEFDLNPELAEQIKELKALLDQEGNRRHSSLIDIENVPTYKWKRQVTQRNPVEQKKRKMSLLFDHLEPLELAAHLTYLEYRSFCKILFQDYHSFVTHGCTVDNPVLERFISLFNSVSQWVQLMILSKPTAPQRAGVITHFVHVAEELLHLQNFNTLMAVVGGLSHSSISRLKETHSHVSPETIKLWEGLTELVTATGNYGNYRRRLAACVGFRFPILGVHLKDLVALQLALPDWLDPARTRLNGAKMKQLFSILEELAMVTSLRPPVQANPDLLSLLTVSLDQYQTEDELYQLSLQREPRSKSSPTSPTTCTPPPRPPVLEEWTSAAKPKLDQAIMVEHIEKMVESVFRNFDVDGDGHISQEEFQIIRGNFPYLSAFGDLDQNQDGCISKEEMVSYFLRSSSMLGGRMGFVHNFHESNSLRPVACRHCKALILGIYKQGLKCRACGVNCHKQCKDRLSVECRRRAQSMSLEGSAPSPSPTHTHHRAFSFSLPRPGRRGSRPPEIREEEVQTVEDGVFDIHL
- the RASGRP2 gene encoding RAS guanyl-releasing protein 2 isoform X2, with the translated sequence MAGTLDLDKGCTVEELLRGCIEAFDDSGKVRDPQLVRMFLMMHPWYIPSSQLAAKLLHIYQQSRKDNSSSLQVKTCHLVRYWISAFPAEFDLNPELAEQIKELKALLDQEGNRRHSSLIDIENVPTYKWKRQVTQRNPVEQKKRKMSLLFDHLEPLELAAHLTYLEYRSFCKILELLHLQNFNTLMAVVGGLSHSSISRLKETHSHVSPETIKLWEGLTELVTATGNYGNYRRRLAACVGFRFPILGVHLKDLVALQLALPDWLDPARTRLNGAKMKQLFSILEELAMVTSLRPPVQANPDLLSLLTVSLDQYQTEDELYQLSLQREPRSKSSPTSPTTCTPPPRPPVLEEWTSAAKPKLDQAIMVEHIEKMVESVFRNFDVDGDGHISQEEFQIIRGNFPYLSAFGDLDQNQDGCISKEEMVSYFLRSSSMLGGRMGFVHNFHESNSLRPVACRHCKALILGIYKQGLKCRACGVNCHKQCKDRLSVECRRRAQSMSLEGSAPSPSPTHTHHRAFSFSLPRPGRRGSRPPEIREEEVQTVEDGVFDIHL
- the RASGRP2 gene encoding RAS guanyl-releasing protein 2 isoform X1, producing MFLMMHPWYIPSSQLAAKLLHIYQQSRKDNSSSLQVKTCHLVRYWISAFPAEFDLNPELAEQIKELKALLDQEGNRRHSSLIDIENVPTYKWKRQVTQRNPVEQKKRKMSLLFDHLEPLELAAHLTYLEYRSFCKILFQDYHSFVTHGCTVDNPVLERFISLFNSVSQWVQLMILSKPTAPQRAGVITHFVHVAEELLHLQNFNTLMAVVGGLSHSSISRLKETHSHVSPETIKLWEGLTELVTATGNYGNYRRRLAACVGFRFPILGVHLKDLVALQLALPDWLDPARTRLNGAKMKQLFSILEELAMVTSLRPPVQANPDLLSLLTVSLDQYQTEDELYQLSLQREPRSKSSPTSPTTCTPPPRPPVLEEWTSAAKPKLDQAIMVEHIEKMVESVFRNFDVDGDGHISQEEFQIIRGNFPYLSAFGDLDQNQDGCISKEEMVSYFLRSSSMLGGRMGFVHNFHESNSLRPVACRHCKALILGIYKQGLKCRACGVNCHKQCKDRLSVECRRRAQSMSLEGSAPSPSPTHTHHRAFSFSLPRPGRRGSRPPEIREEEVQTVEDGVFDIHL